A stretch of the Cyprinus carpio isolate SPL01 chromosome B4, ASM1834038v1, whole genome shotgun sequence genome encodes the following:
- the LOC109078102 gene encoding small lysine-rich protein 1, translated as MPSGSKKSRSQSSKPAAKSKRKRSSKKRSVSAKSTKTDVDILSPAAMENVYYISHNAVDCLEFRGFGWTGATKKKGKKGKKKKIKK; from the exons ATG CCTTCAGGTAGCAAAAAGTCAAGATCTCAAAGTTCCAAGCCTGCAGCAAAGAGCAAAAGAAAGCGCTCTTCCAAGAAGAGGTCTGTCAGTGCCAAATCCACTAAGACAGATGTGGATATTCTGAGTCCAGCTGCCATGGAGAACGTCTACTACATCTCCCATAATGCAGTGGACTGCTTGGAGTTCAGAGGATTTGGCTGGACTGGAGCCACcaagaagaaaggaaaaaaggggaaaaaaaaaaagatcaaaaaatga
- the cd9b gene encoding CD9 molecule b isoform X1 has translation MMAKSGLSSGEQCIKYIMFVFNFIFWLAGTGVLAVGLWLRFDERTKGLFTGVDAPTVFLTGVYILIVAGAVMMVVGFLGCCGAIRESACMLGLFFMFLLIIFAAEVAAGIWGLSNQDKIVKELQEFYTQTFNNYKDTKQEALRETLRAIQYGLKCCGTTGTIFDGASDTCPKKEGLENLVTVSCPDAIKEIFTSRLHVIGGVGIGIGVVMIFGMIFSMLLCCSIRRTREMI, from the exons ATGATGGCTAAGTCAGGTCTGTCCAGTGGAGAGCAATGCATCAAATACATAATGTTCgtctttaatttcatattttgg CTTGCAGGTACAGGAGTTTTAGCTGTCGGTCTCTGGCTGCGTTTCGATGAAAGAACTAAAGGACTCTTCACTGGAGTAGATGCCCCGACAGTGTTCCTCACAG GGGTCTACATCCTCATTGTTGCAGGTGCTGTCATGATGGTCGTCGGGTTCCTCGGCTGCTGTGGCGCAATCAGGGAATCAGCTTGCATGCTGGGACTG TTCTTTATGTTCCTGCTCATCATTTTTGCTGCAGAGGTGGCCGCTGGAATCTGGGGATTGTCCAATCAGGACAAG atCGTGAAAGAGCTGCAGGAATTCTACACGCAGACATTCAACAACTACAAAGACACCAAACAGGAAGCACTGAGAGAAACTCTGCGAGCCATTCAGTACGGA TTGAAGTGCTGTGGAACAACCGGAACAATTTTTGATGGAGCATCTGATACTTGTCCCAAAAAGGAGGGACTTGAAAACTTGGTCACAGTG AGCTGCCCAGACGCTATTAAGGAGATCTTCACCTCTAGGCTTCACGTGATTGGAGGAGTTGGGATTGGCATTGGTGTGGTCATG ATCTTCGGCATGATCTTCAGCATGCTGCTGTGCTGCTCCATCCGACGAACCCGTGAAATGATATGA
- the cd9b gene encoding CD9 molecule b isoform X2, translating into MAAGGLQCIKYLLFVFNFIFWLAGTGVLAVGLWLRFDERTKGLFTGVDAPTVFLTGVYILIVAGAVMMVVGFLGCCGAIRESACMLGLFFMFLLIIFAAEVAAGIWGLSNQDKIVKELQEFYTQTFNNYKDTKQEALRETLRAIQYGLKCCGTTGTIFDGASDTCPKKEGLENLVTVSCPDAIKEIFTSRLHVIGGVGIGIGVVMIFGMIFSMLLCCSIRRTREMI; encoded by the exons ATGGCAGCGGGTGGACTTCAGTGTATCAAATACTTGCTCTTTGTTTTCAACTTCATCTTCTGG CTTGCAGGTACAGGAGTTTTAGCTGTCGGTCTCTGGCTGCGTTTCGATGAAAGAACTAAAGGACTCTTCACTGGAGTAGATGCCCCGACAGTGTTCCTCACAG GGGTCTACATCCTCATTGTTGCAGGTGCTGTCATGATGGTCGTCGGGTTCCTCGGCTGCTGTGGCGCAATCAGGGAATCAGCTTGCATGCTGGGACTG TTCTTTATGTTCCTGCTCATCATTTTTGCTGCAGAGGTGGCCGCTGGAATCTGGGGATTGTCCAATCAGGACAAG atCGTGAAAGAGCTGCAGGAATTCTACACGCAGACATTCAACAACTACAAAGACACCAAACAGGAAGCACTGAGAGAAACTCTGCGAGCCATTCAGTACGGA TTGAAGTGCTGTGGAACAACCGGAACAATTTTTGATGGAGCATCTGATACTTGTCCCAAAAAGGAGGGACTTGAAAACTTGGTCACAGTG AGCTGCCCAGACGCTATTAAGGAGATCTTCACCTCTAGGCTTCACGTGATTGGAGGAGTTGGGATTGGCATTGGTGTGGTCATG ATCTTCGGCATGATCTTCAGCATGCTGCTGTGCTGCTCCATCCGACGAACCCGTGAAATGATATGA